A window of the Haloarcula rubripromontorii genome harbors these coding sequences:
- the phnE gene encoding phosphonate ABC transporter, permease protein PhnE produces MAAESGSAVEGSWERPTVFYNKKVKYLIYGLILLFFAYSFWNLRISPSRFLRGIGAGVELVSSMLPPAYTPSQRELLIQGILESIVMTIVATTMGIIVSVPVAVMSSNNLSPKPVYYVGRSIVAVTRSLHELIVAIIMVKAVGFGPLAGVLALAFKTIGFFAKLLAEEIEDIDRGQMEAITAVGGTPIQTYVYGVLPQVMPRIVGLSIYRLDINLRHSTVVGIVGAGGIGITLLNSFDKYDYQFSMAIIAVIVAIVMVGEGVSALVRRRIQ; encoded by the coding sequence ATGGCTGCTGAATCTGGATCGGCCGTTGAAGGATCCTGGGAGCGACCCACAGTCTTCTACAACAAGAAAGTCAAGTATCTCATCTACGGGCTTATCTTGTTGTTCTTCGCGTATAGCTTCTGGAACCTCCGGATTTCCCCCAGCCGATTTCTGCGAGGGATCGGAGCCGGTGTCGAGCTCGTCTCGAGCATGCTCCCACCAGCGTACACGCCGTCGCAACGGGAACTCCTCATACAGGGTATCCTCGAGAGCATTGTGATGACGATTGTCGCCACGACAATGGGCATCATCGTCAGCGTGCCGGTCGCTGTCATGTCTTCCAACAACCTCTCGCCGAAGCCGGTCTACTACGTCGGTCGCAGCATTGTCGCCGTCACGCGCTCGCTGCACGAGCTTATCGTTGCGATCATCATGGTCAAAGCGGTCGGGTTCGGTCCGCTCGCTGGTGTCCTAGCACTCGCGTTCAAAACGATCGGATTCTTCGCGAAACTCCTCGCAGAGGAGATCGAAGATATCGACCGTGGGCAGATGGAGGCGATCACTGCCGTTGGCGGGACGCCTATCCAGACGTATGTCTATGGCGTTCTCCCACAGGTAATGCCCCGGATTGTCGGGCTGTCGATCTACCGCCTGGATATCAACCTGCGTCACAGCACTGTCGTTGGGATTGTCGGAGCAGGTGGTATCGGGATCACGCTGCTGAACTCCTTCGATAAGTACGACTACCAATTCAGTATGGCGATTATCGCCGTCATCGTCGCGATCGTCATGGTCGGTGAAGGTGTCAGCGCTCTCGTCCGGAGGCGGATCCAATAA
- the phnC gene encoding phosphonate ABC transporter ATP-binding protein, with amino-acid sequence MLTVDNLEKTYDSGDKALKGVSFEVSGNEIVAIIGPSGAGKSTLVRSINRLTEPTGGRVSLDDTEVTGLDKSALRDVRRDMGMIFQEFNLVERLTVMENILSGRLGYLSTWNAFRRNFPPEDIRRAREILSRVNLEGVENNRADELSGGQRQRVGIARAVIQRPKILLADEPTSALDPDTSREVMSLLTDIAHEDDIPIIINIHEVDLAVDYADRIIGLSDGEIVFNGPPDDLDQAARDEIYRGGESIADREAPSASSSTDSDDVIAERGD; translated from the coding sequence ATGCTCACTGTAGATAATTTGGAAAAAACGTACGACTCCGGTGATAAAGCACTCAAAGGTGTCTCATTCGAAGTCAGTGGAAACGAGATTGTTGCAATCATCGGGCCGAGCGGGGCCGGGAAAAGCACACTCGTTCGTAGTATCAACAGACTGACCGAGCCAACTGGTGGGCGTGTCTCACTCGACGATACAGAGGTGACTGGCCTGGACAAATCAGCCCTGCGCGATGTCCGTCGCGACATGGGCATGATCTTCCAGGAGTTCAATCTCGTAGAGCGCCTCACGGTCATGGAGAACATACTCTCCGGCCGCCTGGGCTATCTCAGCACGTGGAACGCGTTCCGGCGGAACTTCCCACCGGAAGACATCAGGCGCGCACGTGAGATTCTCAGTCGCGTGAATCTGGAGGGCGTCGAGAACAACCGTGCAGATGAGCTCTCTGGTGGCCAGCGACAGCGCGTGGGTATCGCCCGTGCCGTCATTCAGCGGCCGAAAATCCTGCTCGCTGACGAACCGACGAGTGCGCTGGACCCCGACACCTCCCGGGAGGTCATGAGCCTCCTGACGGACATCGCTCATGAAGACGATATCCCGATCATCATCAACATCCACGAAGTCGATCTAGCGGTCGACTACGCGGACCGGATCATCGGTCTCAGTGACGGTGAAATCGTCTTTAACGGCCCGCCCGACGATCTGGATCAGGCGGCCAGAGACGAAATCTATCGCGGCGGTGAATCCATTGCGGACCGCGAAGCGCCGAGTGCCAGTAGCAGCACCGACTCTGACGACGTCATTGCCGAGCGAGGTGACTAA